From the Tribolium castaneum strain GA2 chromosome 2, icTriCast1.1, whole genome shotgun sequence genome, one window contains:
- the LOC655957 gene encoding uroporphyrinogen-III synthase, whose amino-acid sequence MTVLKNTVLLLKSDTTDDKYTKLLQARNFKVMAVKTLVFEYKNAAILREKLLSADKYSGILLSSPRCVSAVSQALEKRLVQELWGPKSNYTVGESTYKEALDKLGVECQGKESGNAKNLAQLIIQSKAQFTKPFLFPHGNLKTDTLKLELGRENLQIEGVLVYDTLPNPDIAQELSECTNNFTDIPEFVIYFSPSGLHSSIEYLRKLLTDRGVKIIAIGPVTELALQDLNLTVHAVAKSPTPEEVIKTLT is encoded by the exons ATGACTGTGCTGAAAAATACAGTGCTTTTGCTCAAGTCTGACACGACTGACGACAAATATACGAAGTTATTGCAAGCCAGGAATTTTAAGGTTATGGCTGTCAAAACATTGGTCtttgaatacaaaaatgcGGCTATTTTGCGAGAGAAATTGCTAAGCGCTGATAAATACAGTGGAATTTTGTTGTCTAGTCCCCGTTGTGTAAGTGCAGTAAGCCAGGCTTTGGAGAAAAGGCTGGTACAAGAGTTGTGGGGCCCCAAATCAAACTATACAGTAGGCGAAAGTACGTATAAAGAGGCTCTGGATAAGTTGGGGGTCGAGTGTCAGGGGAAGGAGAGTGGTAATGCCAAAAACTTGGCACAACTTATCATTCAAA GTAAGGCACAATTTACGAAACCTTTTCTCTTCCCTCATGGAAACTTAAAGACTGATACTCTCAAGTTGGAACTAGGGAGGGAAAACCTGCAAATTGAGGGCGTACTTGTCTATGACACCCTTCCGAACCCAGATATTGCGCAAGAATTGTCCGAGTGCACAAACAATTTTACAGATATTCCTGaatttgtgatatattttaGCCCCTCAGGCTTGCACAGTAGTATCGAATACTTGCGTAAATTGCTTACCGACCGGGGTGTAAAG ATTATTGCCATAGGACCTGTGACTGAATTAGCCCTGCAAGACCTAAACCTCACAGTGCATGCCGTGGCCAAGAGCCCCACCCCCGAGGAAGTAATAAAAACCCTCacgtga